The following are encoded in a window of Thermoanaerobacter ethanolicus JW 200 genomic DNA:
- the yyaC gene encoding spore protease YyaC, with the protein MEELRLKYDDSNAIYFISNFLNTYLSPNSIFLCIGTDKFISDSLGPIVGDLLSKTIPSNYFVYGTLKSPIHAMNLEENIKYIKKKHPNSKIIAIDASLGDKESIGKISIKKAPLYPGKGVGKMLPPVGDISIVGIVDVYDSIPLNSVRLGFVFDIAEVIAKSIQLSLKY; encoded by the coding sequence ATGGAGGAATTAAGACTTAAATATGACGACTCAAATGCAATTTATTTCATATCAAATTTTTTAAATACATATTTAAGTCCTAATTCAATTTTTTTATGTATCGGCACAGACAAATTCATAAGCGACTCATTAGGACCTATTGTGGGTGACTTGCTTTCCAAAACTATTCCATCAAATTATTTCGTTTACGGCACATTAAAGTCTCCGATTCATGCTATGAACTTAGAAGAAAATATAAAATACATAAAAAAGAAGCATCCTAATAGTAAAATTATAGCTATAGATGCTTCGTTGGGAGACAAAGAAAGTATAGGAAAAATCTCAATAAAAAAAGCCCCACTGTACCCTGGAAAAGGTGTGGGGAAAATGCTTCCTCCTGTTGGAGATATTTCAATAGTAGGCATTGTCGATGTATATGACTCAATTCCTTTAAATTCCGTAAGATTAGGGTTTGTATTTGACATAGCCGAAGTGATTGCTAAAAGCATCCAATTGTCCTTGAAATACTGA
- a CDS encoding phosphodiester glycosidase family protein: MRIKKILSLCISSLLLFLAFPMQNVKADTYTILEAKEFAQNLSKGVVHKNITYFTTEGWININVLKVDLTDKYTDVSVIFNPTGIKDRMPVREMANSYGAVAAVNGDFFDTKTGFVIGATVKDGKLITDPSNESKLATFSIDANGVPSIEYWSKSMSVTLPNGTKLPLAATNKISNTFEYLVMYTRDWFTTSPGANENVPQLVEVVVDENDRVLEVRQGQPSVEIPQGGYVLAGAGYVGENLLTLKPGDIIQKDINTNPPFQNLKMAVSGGTILVKDGKIAPFTHEIKGYTARTAIGYTQDKKYLIIATVDGTSSRGMTQTEMANLMISLGAYDALNLDGGGSTQMAIRPIGDTDAKLANYAPEGYERKVANGIGIFNTAPKGNLYALKLEVSDTNVFKGLHRTITVKGYDENYNPVIINPEEVLFSVRGITGVFSGNAFMPTSVGEGVITARVGNAIGTIKITSLDKPVDIRFNPANIVVDKNKAVPITVTAKNIKGYRALIEPQDITWDVYNNIGNIDSKGVFISSNFDASGALVANILGEKAILPVKVGQGSEFDTSVLPKVTEFTQIDPANKEVPVKNTSNSFKFMVFGDTKYNTLLKLQISLKAADIANKEYPLAIFLGDVDEKVLNNLKVKYITTNEKYEVYNYNNSTFIVLNNRSGSLLSPDKNQWTWFKEQLSNVKGDNLFVILPKPVWGSDGFKDVKEAALFEETLKEFNKNTGKNVWIIYNSKSKFYTTLNDEIRYITTYGTDVEGNTNDIYNDFGFISVMVNGKEVNYQFKNLINK; the protein is encoded by the coding sequence TTGAGAATTAAAAAAATCTTATCTTTATGCATCAGCTCTCTTCTACTATTTTTAGCTTTTCCAATGCAAAATGTAAAGGCCGATACATATACAATCCTTGAGGCAAAAGAATTTGCACAAAATTTAAGTAAAGGAGTAGTACATAAAAATATAACCTATTTTACGACTGAAGGATGGATAAACATTAACGTGTTAAAAGTGGACTTAACTGATAAATATACTGATGTATCAGTAATTTTCAATCCTACTGGCATAAAAGATAGAATGCCAGTGCGTGAAATGGCAAATTCTTATGGTGCTGTGGCTGCTGTGAACGGCGATTTCTTCGATACAAAAACAGGATTCGTAATAGGAGCAACAGTAAAAGATGGAAAGTTAATAACAGACCCTTCAAATGAGAGTAAACTGGCCACTTTCTCCATTGACGCAAATGGAGTTCCCTCTATAGAATATTGGTCAAAAAGTATGTCCGTTACTCTTCCAAACGGCACGAAACTTCCTCTTGCCGCAACAAATAAAATAAGCAATACTTTTGAGTATTTAGTAATGTACACAAGGGATTGGTTTACAACATCTCCGGGAGCAAATGAAAATGTACCTCAATTGGTAGAAGTCGTTGTAGATGAAAATGACAGAGTATTAGAAGTGCGTCAAGGACAGCCTTCTGTCGAAATACCACAAGGCGGATATGTGTTGGCTGGTGCAGGTTATGTAGGTGAAAATTTACTCACTTTAAAGCCAGGAGATATAATACAAAAAGACATAAATACAAATCCTCCCTTTCAAAATCTCAAAATGGCTGTAAGTGGCGGCACAATCCTTGTAAAAGACGGAAAAATTGCGCCTTTCACTCATGAAATAAAAGGCTACACAGCACGAACAGCAATAGGCTATACTCAGGACAAAAAATATTTGATCATCGCCACTGTTGACGGTACTTCAAGCCGTGGAATGACACAAACAGAAATGGCAAATTTAATGATATCCTTAGGTGCATATGATGCTTTAAACTTAGACGGTGGCGGGTCAACACAAATGGCAATAAGACCAATAGGGGATACTGACGCTAAACTTGCAAATTATGCTCCTGAAGGCTATGAAAGAAAAGTAGCAAATGGAATAGGAATATTTAACACAGCTCCTAAGGGAAATCTATACGCTTTAAAATTAGAAGTATCAGATACTAACGTGTTTAAAGGACTTCACAGGACAATTACAGTTAAAGGATACGATGAAAATTACAATCCTGTCATAATTAATCCTGAAGAAGTTTTGTTTTCAGTAAGGGGAATTACTGGAGTATTTAGTGGTAATGCTTTTATGCCAACAAGCGTAGGAGAAGGTGTTATAACTGCAAGAGTAGGAAATGCTATTGGGACTATCAAGATAACTTCACTTGACAAACCTGTAGACATACGATTTAATCCAGCTAATATAGTCGTTGATAAAAACAAAGCAGTACCCATAACAGTCACTGCAAAGAACATAAAAGGCTACAGAGCTTTAATAGAACCGCAAGATATCACTTGGGATGTTTATAACAACATTGGCAATATAGATAGTAAGGGAGTATTTATATCCTCTAATTTCGATGCGAGTGGTGCACTTGTCGCAAATATACTGGGAGAAAAAGCCATTTTACCCGTTAAAGTAGGGCAAGGTTCAGAATTTGACACGTCAGTACTTCCTAAAGTTACAGAGTTTACACAAATAGACCCAGCTAACAAAGAAGTGCCTGTGAAAAATACTTCTAATTCTTTTAAATTTATGGTATTTGGTGATACAAAATACAATACCCTTTTGAAGTTGCAAATATCTTTAAAAGCGGCTGATATTGCAAACAAAGAATACCCACTGGCTATATTTTTAGGAGATGTAGATGAAAAAGTTTTAAATAATTTGAAGGTTAAATACATTACCACCAATGAGAAGTATGAGGTATATAATTATAACAATTCAACATTTATTGTACTTAACAATCGCAGTGGAAGTCTTTTAAGTCCTGATAAAAACCAATGGACTTGGTTTAAAGAACAGCTCAGCAACGTAAAAGGAGATAACCTTTTTGTCATACTTCCTAAACCAGTATGGGGAAGTGATGGTTTTAAAGACGTAAAAGAAGCTGCTTTATTTGAAGAAACTCTAAAAGAATTTAACAAAAATACAGGTAAAAATGTGTGGATTATATATAACAGCAAAAGCAAGTTTTACACTACTTTAAATGATGAAATAAGATACATCACAACTTATGGTACAGACGTAGAAGGCAATACAAATGACATATACAATGACTTTGGCTTCATTTCTGTAATGGTAAACGGCAAAGAAGTAAACTATCAGTTTAAAAATCTTATAAATAAATAA
- a CDS encoding transposase produces the protein MYQLQLLLNIPELFTSQSKIDFYSSMFENLDLSSIPEFPSSNPGRKGYSHHALFRAFIVMKAERFGTISDLLDYLRNNLIIAHLCGFDISKPLPSYWTFRRFINDFSHDYLTSIFQNQVNILKNMGIISGEFISMDSTPIKANTKLNNPKSFSKNKFSKDNQPKSDKDCKLGVYSASNDSSNKRYKFYWGYKNHIIVDAISGLPIAETTTPADAPDFEAALSLLEKTNKWFNLKYVNFIADKGYDVKKLYNYVRNILHGHCFIPLNKRNSKNPPLTDDGYMVCEAGIKMLKDGKQYFDGFIKQKFVCKFCNSKDDSACPINHPKYFNGKKHRGCTKYAIISSDYRSSINRDSLYFKAVYKLRIESERYNSRFKALDFEKAYVRNINSVSNLNTFGHITLLTVAIVAIKLGKYDEFRSLVALMQSA, from the coding sequence ATGTACCAGCTTCAATTGCTTTTAAATATACCTGAACTCTTTACCTCTCAGTCTAAAATTGATTTCTATTCTTCTATGTTTGAAAATCTTGACCTGTCTTCAATACCTGAATTCCCTTCCTCTAATCCTGGCCGTAAGGGTTATTCTCATCATGCACTTTTTAGAGCTTTTATTGTCATGAAAGCTGAAAGATTCGGCACAATTTCTGACCTTTTAGATTATCTCCGCAATAATCTTATCATTGCTCATCTTTGTGGCTTCGACATTTCTAAACCTCTTCCTTCTTATTGGACTTTTCGCCGTTTTATTAATGACTTCTCTCATGATTATTTGACCTCTATTTTTCAAAATCAGGTCAATATCCTCAAAAATATGGGTATTATCTCCGGTGAGTTTATTTCCATGGATTCTACCCCTATTAAAGCTAACACTAAGTTAAATAACCCTAAGTCTTTTTCTAAAAATAAATTCTCTAAAGATAATCAGCCTAAGTCAGATAAGGATTGTAAATTAGGCGTTTATTCTGCTTCTAACGATTCTTCTAATAAACGCTATAAGTTTTATTGGGGCTATAAAAATCACATTATTGTTGATGCTATCTCTGGTTTACCCATCGCTGAAACTACTACCCCCGCTGATGCCCCTGATTTTGAAGCCGCTTTATCTTTGCTTGAGAAGACTAATAAGTGGTTTAACCTTAAGTATGTTAATTTTATTGCTGATAAAGGCTATGATGTTAAGAAACTTTATAATTATGTTAGAAATATTCTCCACGGTCATTGCTTTATTCCTCTTAACAAGCGTAATTCTAAAAATCCCCCTCTGACTGATGATGGTTATATGGTCTGTGAAGCGGGTATTAAAATGCTTAAAGATGGCAAGCAATATTTTGATGGTTTTATTAAGCAAAAATTTGTTTGCAAGTTCTGTAATTCTAAGGATGATTCTGCCTGCCCTATAAATCATCCTAAATATTTTAATGGCAAAAAGCATAGAGGCTGTACTAAGTATGCTATTATATCTTCTGATTATAGGTCCTCTATTAATAGAGACTCCCTATATTTTAAGGCCGTCTACAAATTGAGAATTGAATCAGAAAGATATAATTCCCGCTTTAAAGCTCTGGATTTTGAAAAGGCTTATGTTAGAAATATTAATTCTGTGAGCAACCTTAATACTTTTGGCCATATTACTTTGCTTACTGTCGCTATTGTAGCTATTAAATTGGGCAAATATGATGAGTTTAGATCTCTTGTTGCTTTGATGCAATCGGCCTAA
- a CDS encoding rubrerythrin family protein, whose product MREMTRHNLSEAYAGESQAHMRYQIFADVAEKEGKPNIARLFRAISYAELVHATNHYKTLGEVGNTVENLEKAIEGETFEVEEMYPAYNAVAELQEESGAKKSIHYAIEAEKIHAKLYTEAKEAALKGEDIKISKVYICPVCGYTSVDVLPEKCPVCGVPGEKFVAF is encoded by the coding sequence ATGAGAGAAATGACGAGACACAATCTTAGTGAAGCCTATGCAGGAGAGAGCCAAGCTCACATGAGATATCAAATTTTTGCTGATGTAGCTGAAAAAGAAGGCAAACCTAATATTGCAAGACTTTTCAGGGCTATTTCCTATGCTGAATTGGTACATGCCACAAATCATTATAAAACTCTTGGAGAAGTTGGAAATACAGTAGAAAATCTTGAAAAAGCTATAGAAGGGGAAACCTTTGAAGTAGAAGAGATGTATCCTGCTTATAATGCTGTTGCAGAACTTCAAGAGGAATCTGGAGCTAAAAAAAGCATACATTATGCTATTGAGGCTGAAAAAATACATGCAAAATTGTACACTGAAGCAAAAGAAGCAGCATTAAAAGGAGAAGATATAAAGATATCAAAAGTTTACATATGTCCTGTTTGCGGATATACCTCTGTTGATGTATTGCCAGAAAAATGTCCTGTATGTGGAGTTCCTGGAGAAAAATTTGTAGCATTTTAA
- the metK gene encoding methionine adenosyltransferase encodes MRRLFTSESVTEGHPDKICDQISDAILDEILKKDPYARVACETAVTTGLVLVMGEITTQCYVDIPKVVRKVVEEIGYTRAKFGFDADTCAVITSIDEQSPDIALGVDKALEAKRGELSDSEIEAIGAGDQGLMFGFACDETEELMPMPIMLAHKLARRLAEVRKNGTLSYLRPDGKTQVTVEYEDDKPVRVDSVVVSAQHAPEIDHDTIERDIIEHVIKPIIPENMIDDKTKIFVNPTGRFVIGGPQGDSGLTGRKIIVDTYGGYARHGGGAFSGKDPTKVDRSASYAARYVAKNIVAAGLAKKCEVQLAYAIGVATPLEIGIDTFGTGKISDEKISEIVKQVFDLRPAAIIRDLDLRRPIYRQVAAYGHFGRHDLDLPWEKTDKVDILKKLAGI; translated from the coding sequence ATGCGTAGACTGTTTACATCTGAATCAGTCACAGAGGGGCATCCTGATAAAATTTGTGATCAGATTTCTGACGCAATATTAGATGAAATTTTGAAAAAAGATCCCTATGCCAGAGTTGCTTGTGAGACTGCTGTAACTACCGGTTTGGTTTTAGTAATGGGAGAAATTACTACTCAGTGCTATGTAGATATTCCAAAAGTTGTAAGGAAAGTAGTAGAAGAGATTGGCTATACTAGAGCAAAATTCGGTTTTGATGCTGATACTTGTGCGGTTATCACTTCTATTGATGAGCAATCACCGGATATTGCCCTCGGTGTGGACAAGGCATTAGAAGCTAAAAGAGGAGAACTTTCAGATTCGGAAATTGAGGCTATTGGCGCTGGAGACCAGGGTTTAATGTTTGGTTTTGCTTGCGATGAAACAGAAGAATTAATGCCTATGCCTATAATGCTAGCTCACAAGCTTGCAAGAAGACTTGCGGAAGTTAGAAAGAACGGGACATTAAGCTATTTAAGACCAGATGGTAAAACACAAGTAACAGTAGAGTATGAAGATGATAAGCCTGTGAGGGTAGATTCTGTTGTAGTATCAGCTCAACATGCACCTGAGATTGACCATGATACTATTGAAAGAGATATTATTGAACATGTAATAAAACCCATAATTCCCGAAAATATGATAGATGATAAGACTAAAATTTTTGTAAATCCCACAGGAAGGTTTGTAATTGGTGGACCTCAAGGTGATAGCGGACTTACAGGAAGAAAAATTATTGTAGACACATATGGCGGATATGCAAGGCACGGGGGCGGGGCTTTTTCAGGCAAAGACCCTACAAAAGTTGATAGATCCGCAAGTTATGCTGCAAGGTATGTAGCAAAGAATATTGTGGCAGCAGGACTTGCTAAGAAGTGTGAAGTGCAATTGGCTTATGCGATAGGTGTTGCTACCCCTCTTGAAATAGGTATTGATACTTTTGGCACAGGTAAAATATCAGATGAAAAGATTTCGGAAATTGTAAAACAAGTTTTTGATTTAAGACCTGCAGCTATAATTAGGGATTTAGATTTGAGAAGACCTATTTATAGACAAGTTGCAGCTTATGGCCACTTTGGAAGACACGACTTAGACCTCCCATGGGAGAAAACAGACAAAGTAGATATATTAAAAAAGTTGGCAGGAATATAA
- the recD2 gene encoding SF1B family DNA helicase RecD2 has product MIDIEGVVEEIIFRNEQNGYTVLELSTQGLAVTAVGYMPYVNIGERIKIEGEWVEHPDYGEQIRVLNYETLAPTTLEGIEKFLSSGLIPGIGPVTARKIVKKFGVDSLNIIETAPERLKEIKGLSDEKIKRICEAYEMQKGIKEVMVFLQGYGISTAMAIKIYKEYGNNAIEIIKQNPYRLADDIFGIGFKTADKIAENLGVDPHSLYRISSGTRYVLMQYAANGHTYVPKELLKKEAASLLEVSEEEVEDSFVLLVQNEKIHIETFEDNTVGIYYIPYYIAELHTAERLFNMTLMENEDLGLDVQKEIRNFEKETGILLAENQKLAVEEAVKNSVVVITGGPGTGKTTIINCIIRIFEKAGKKVALAAPTGRAAKRITEATGKEAKTIHRLLEYTYSEEEGKGFNKNEKDPLKYDVIIVDEASMVDILLMNALLKAIPIGAKLILVGDADQLPSVGAGNVLRDIIDSGIVKVIRLKEIFRQQKQSLIVVNAHKINNGEYPTYNDKNSDFFFINANTQEDILKTILELVTNRLPKAYGFHPINDIQVLTPMRKGIIGVHNLNLELQKTLNPHDKTKAEKIMKEFVFRVGDKVMQIKNNYKIKWKKGEEEGEGVFNGDIGIIQSIDEELQELTVYFDDEKFVTYDFSDLDELNLSYAITVHKSQGSEFPVVIMPITYGPPMLLTRNLLYTAVTRAKKLVILVGQEKYLKFMIDNNRISKRYSGLLSRLKKALLYVN; this is encoded by the coding sequence ATGATTGACATAGAAGGTGTAGTTGAAGAAATAATTTTTAGAAATGAACAAAATGGTTATACAGTTTTAGAATTAAGTACCCAAGGTTTAGCAGTTACTGCTGTAGGTTATATGCCTTATGTAAACATTGGGGAAAGAATTAAAATTGAAGGTGAATGGGTAGAACATCCTGATTACGGAGAGCAAATTAGGGTTTTAAATTATGAAACCTTGGCTCCCACCACCTTAGAAGGAATAGAAAAGTTTTTATCTTCTGGCTTAATTCCTGGAATAGGTCCTGTTACAGCAAGAAAAATTGTAAAAAAGTTTGGCGTTGATTCTTTGAATATAATTGAAACTGCACCAGAAAGATTAAAAGAAATAAAAGGTCTAAGCGATGAGAAGATAAAAAGAATTTGTGAAGCTTATGAAATGCAAAAGGGCATAAAAGAAGTGATGGTGTTTTTGCAGGGGTACGGCATTTCTACTGCAATGGCTATAAAGATTTATAAAGAATACGGAAACAACGCGATTGAAATTATTAAGCAAAACCCTTACAGATTGGCTGACGATATATTTGGAATAGGATTTAAAACTGCAGACAAAATAGCAGAGAACCTAGGAGTTGACCCTCATTCTCTATATCGCATATCTTCTGGTACTCGATATGTTTTGATGCAGTATGCGGCAAATGGTCACACCTATGTGCCGAAAGAATTGTTAAAAAAAGAAGCAGCAAGTTTGTTAGAAGTAAGCGAAGAAGAAGTAGAAGATTCTTTTGTGCTTTTAGTACAAAATGAAAAAATACATATTGAAACTTTTGAAGATAATACTGTAGGAATCTACTATATACCTTATTATATAGCTGAATTACACACAGCAGAGAGATTGTTTAACATGACACTAATGGAAAATGAAGATTTAGGTTTAGATGTCCAAAAAGAAATTAGAAATTTTGAAAAAGAAACAGGTATTTTGTTGGCAGAAAATCAAAAATTGGCTGTAGAAGAAGCTGTTAAAAATTCTGTTGTTGTCATAACGGGAGGTCCAGGCACAGGAAAGACTACGATAATAAATTGTATAATACGTATTTTTGAAAAAGCTGGTAAAAAAGTGGCTCTTGCAGCCCCAACAGGAAGAGCCGCAAAAAGGATAACAGAAGCTACTGGAAAAGAGGCAAAAACTATTCATAGGCTTTTAGAGTATACTTATTCGGAGGAAGAAGGGAAGGGATTTAACAAAAATGAAAAAGACCCATTAAAATACGACGTTATAATAGTTGACGAAGCTTCAATGGTAGATATATTGCTTATGAATGCTCTATTAAAAGCTATACCTATAGGAGCAAAGCTGATTTTAGTAGGGGATGCTGACCAACTTCCATCTGTTGGAGCGGGAAATGTCCTAAGAGATATAATAGACAGTGGCATAGTAAAAGTGATACGGTTAAAAGAAATTTTTAGACAGCAAAAGCAAAGCTTGATAGTGGTAAATGCTCACAAGATAAATAATGGAGAATATCCCACCTATAACGATAAAAATAGTGATTTCTTTTTTATAAATGCCAACACACAAGAGGATATATTAAAAACCATATTGGAACTTGTGACAAACAGACTTCCTAAAGCTTATGGATTTCATCCTATTAATGATATTCAAGTACTCACCCCTATGAGAAAGGGGATAATTGGTGTTCACAATTTAAATTTAGAACTGCAAAAAACATTAAATCCCCACGACAAAACTAAAGCCGAAAAAATAATGAAGGAGTTTGTCTTCAGGGTAGGGGATAAAGTGATGCAAATAAAAAATAATTACAAGATAAAATGGAAAAAAGGCGAGGAAGAAGGAGAAGGAGTGTTTAATGGAGATATAGGAATAATCCAATCAATAGACGAAGAATTACAGGAATTGACTGTATATTTTGACGATGAAAAATTTGTCACTTATGACTTTTCTGATTTGGATGAACTAAATTTGTCTTATGCTATAACAGTGCACAAAAGCCAAGGCAGTGAATTTCCTGTTGTCATAATGCCAATTACTTATGGGCCTCCTATGCTACTTACAAGAAACCTTTTGTACACTGCCGTTACAAGGGCAAAGAAATTGGTTATTTTGGTGGGTCAAGAGAAATATTTGAAATTTATGATTGACAACAATAGAATCTCAAAAAGATATTCAGGGCTTCTTTCAAGGCTTAAAAAAGCACTTTTGTATGTAAATTAA
- a CDS encoding ComF family protein, which translates to MIFLDLLFPPKTTCIICKTAIKTGYLCDKCKSTLKFIEGNRCNICGKPIDYEGTCLDCLEHGHEFKQNISPFEYDGVVKDLIGRFKYFKERELAPFFADYMADAVKKMDWPIDVIVPVPLHKIRLDERGYNQSELLARELSYRLNIFMSKALRRVRNTITQTALHKEERIENVKGAFKVTYKDTIVGKNALLVDDVLTTGATLDECAKVLKENGAKDVYVVTIATGKNM; encoded by the coding sequence ATGATTTTTTTAGACCTTTTATTTCCACCAAAAACAACCTGTATTATTTGTAAAACTGCTATAAAAACAGGATATTTATGCGACAAATGCAAAAGCACATTAAAATTTATTGAGGGTAATAGGTGTAATATTTGTGGTAAACCAATAGACTATGAAGGAACATGTCTTGATTGCTTAGAGCATGGCCATGAATTTAAACAAAATATAAGTCCTTTTGAATACGATGGTGTTGTAAAAGACTTAATAGGGCGGTTCAAATATTTCAAAGAAAGAGAATTGGCACCTTTTTTTGCAGACTATATGGCTGATGCAGTTAAAAAAATGGACTGGCCTATCGATGTCATAGTACCTGTTCCTCTTCACAAAATTAGACTTGACGAAAGAGGTTACAATCAGTCAGAACTTTTGGCTAGAGAACTTTCTTATCGATTGAATATTTTTATGTCTAAAGCTTTAAGAAGAGTGAGAAATACAATAACACAGACTGCTTTGCACAAAGAAGAGAGGATAGAAAACGTAAAGGGTGCTTTTAAAGTGACTTACAAAGATACTATTGTTGGGAAAAATGCGCTACTGGTAGACGACGTGTTGACAACAGGTGCTACTTTGGACGAGTGTGCCAAAGTCTTAAAAGAAAATGGGGCAAAAGATGTATATGTGGTTACTATAGCAACTGGCAAAAATATGTGA
- a CDS encoding TIGR03826 family flagellar region protein — MEIRNCKRCGRLYTYTGIDLCPECYRQDEEDFMKVRDYLDAHPSATMLEISQNTQVSTKKIMDFLKEGRLILTSNNVNIGLRCEKCGKPILTGRFCEECKTKLAKELMKGYSIQSDDKEEEKQTGERLYVYENQKKKK; from the coding sequence ATGGAAATAAGAAATTGTAAAAGGTGCGGAAGGCTTTACACGTATACAGGAATTGATTTATGTCCAGAATGTTATAGACAGGATGAAGAAGATTTTATGAAAGTGCGGGATTATTTAGATGCTCACCCTTCAGCTACCATGCTGGAAATATCTCAAAATACACAGGTTTCTACAAAGAAAATAATGGATTTTTTAAAGGAAGGCAGGCTTATTTTAACCTCTAATAACGTCAATATAGGTCTTAGGTGCGAAAAATGTGGTAAACCAATACTTACAGGGAGGTTTTGTGAGGAGTGCAAGACCAAATTAGCTAAGGAATTAATGAAAGGCTATTCGATTCAATCCGATGACAAAGAAGAAGAAAAACAAACAGGAGAAAGGCTGTACGTTTATGAAAACCAAAAAAAGAAAAAATGA
- a CDS encoding flagellar biosynthesis anti-sigma factor FlgM, which produces MKIYNNNIEKIMSIYRVDPVEKVTSKKAEIKDKVEISEEAIKLAQSSNEFEKIKDQKIENIKSMLNAGTYNVKAEDVADAILKGILLNKKI; this is translated from the coding sequence ATGAAAATTTATAACAACAATATTGAAAAAATAATGTCAATTTATCGAGTAGATCCGGTAGAAAAGGTTACCAGCAAGAAAGCGGAGATAAAAGATAAAGTTGAGATATCAGAAGAAGCAATTAAACTTGCACAAAGTTCAAATGAATTTGAAAAGATTAAGGATCAAAAGATTGAAAACATAAAGTCAATGCTTAATGCAGGAACTTACAATGTAAAAGCTGAAGATGTAGCGGATGCTATTCTTAAGGGAATATTGTTGAATAAAAAAATTTAA
- a CDS encoding flagellar protein FlgN, translating into MANSQKLVDVLRGETEIYKVLLDLAIKKTDIIIAGKVKELDEIVQIEKQLIKKLMELEEQREDILEKIDIEGKMTITDLIESISSEEAENLKDIKYNLTNILKELEERNKLNAALIEQALEYINYSIQTISSALESDDGVYGNSGNIKRYTSLIDKKA; encoded by the coding sequence ATGGCCAATAGCCAAAAGCTTGTAGATGTATTAAGGGGAGAAACAGAAATTTACAAAGTTTTATTAGACTTAGCGATAAAAAAAACTGATATTATAATTGCAGGGAAAGTAAAAGAATTAGATGAAATAGTTCAAATAGAGAAGCAACTTATAAAAAAACTTATGGAATTAGAAGAACAAAGAGAGGATATATTGGAGAAGATTGATATAGAAGGCAAAATGACAATAACCGACTTGATAGAATCCATTTCTTCAGAAGAAGCAGAAAACCTTAAAGATATCAAATATAATCTGACTAATATTTTAAAAGAACTTGAAGAAAGAAACAAATTAAATGCTGCTTTAATTGAACAAGCGTTAGAATATATAAACTATTCTATTCAAACAATATCAAGTGCCTTAGAAAGTGATGATGGTGTTTATGGGAATAGTGGCAATATAAAAAGATACACCAGCCTAATTGACAAAAAGGCATAG